AGCGCTCCACATGAATTGGAAAAAGTGCATCATACTCTCTATCCTCCCATTGTAGAAGCAGGTGAAACTTGACGTCCCTAAATTGGGCAACTGAActggggtgggacaatatatcactatatcaaATCATTCCAATTTGACTtagtaaagttactgcttcattattatattttattctctttagtaacacagatgtcttgtgatatatattgtCTATCACAGAGTCAAAGTATCGCAATATTATTGTTATCGTGGGCAACATATTAAGCTAGTATCTTGCTGAGACACAATTAGACACCATTTgctaaattatattaaaacattttgttgGGCTTGTAATTGTCTCAAAATAAAGGTATTTTTTTATCACTCTGAATACCGAAATAAAAGACAACTAATTAACTGAAGATCATTCCTGTCTTTCCCATTAGATCCAGTAAAGAACGAAGAAGAAACAAATAATCACTCCAGCCTTTTCATCTTTGTCACTATCTTctcaaaagtatgtaaacccatAACTTTCATTACCAAACAGTATGCTATCCCAGCAAGATTGTGATATTTAGATGTCTTCTGACCTGACTGTTAATCTATATGCCAAAGTATTCTCCTTTTTAACTCTGTACTTCAAGCTTGTTCATTACCTatctatattatatttacaaCCTATCAGTTACACAAgctgttatatagagttaaagtgATATGACTGTTCTTGGCGCAAATATAGTGCAATTACTGATTCTACTATGTATGGTAAAACAATcgatttttatatataaagaaatatgtGAAATTGGTGTTTgaagttttttcttcttttggaaactttgtgtgtgtgtttctaaatTAAGCAGACAGAGAAACCTTCATCAGATTCCATGCAGTTTAACATATTAAACCAGATTTTAGAAATGTTAACACAGTTACTCTTTACttccaactaggggtgggcaatatggccctaaaataatatcacagtatttcatgGTACTTTTGCGATAAAGATACTCTTGATGATATGACAagacactaaattaaaaaaaatatattgtaagaatacactactgcaacaaaatgaacattttattttattattgcatacgatatgatatggcacacccctaactgagatatttagaAATGCAACAATATCAAatctgtaacagaagtcaatgatccagaatgtcatgatactaataataatgcactacatatatcttcatatatccagtattaaagtaaaataaatgatactggacagatataatctgtctctaatagatatataatgagaaatgagaacagtgtgaattttacttttggtaaaaacagtaaaaaagtagtaccctgatgtgataattaggggtgggtgatatggcacaatatttcagggtataattttGTTCtgaaatgttgacgatattattgcgtacggtACGATATTGCAAACTCCTACTTTCAACCAAAGGTTACAGAGCAATAAGCAACCTGTCATTTTCTATGGGAGAATACATTAGTAGCTGCCATTTTGCAAACAAGCGACAGGTGACAGAGTGACAGTTAACTTTATACAAATCGATTATAATGTGGTGAAGCAACATTGTAGACTAATTGTTCACAAAATATTATTTGAACCAATAACTGGTATAATCTTCTGCTCTATTAACTTTTAATTCAGGTTCTAGGGCTGGAACTAACGATTAATTGGATAACTGATAAATCagtcaatttttttattaatcgaTAGTTCATCAGATAAGatattaatcagataaaaagCTAAATTTGATTGACAGCATTTTACTTAATGAACCAAACAGTCTTTGTACTAATGTTGGAATTGCATAAGGAACACACAACCTACCATAATTAAAAGTATTAGTGTTTACATAGAAAATTTACCCTACAGAtacaattgttttattatttttattatttaataacacaataacacaactGTACACTTGGCTACGATTGTAAAAACACTCCCAATGCAACGTCAAAGTcagaaaagatcttaaaaagaattttattttacacatttttttataaaactgtttGAATTGTTTTTCTTTTACGCTGAATGTTAACTGTTGAATATATGCTAAAAATGAGATggatcttgtttaactactctttACGCTCTAGTTACACTAAGTAAGAGAAAAAAATTGAACTTGTCgtagcttaaataaaaaaaacagcttttttgaACTGTTGGTTGAGCACATTTAAGAAGAAATTGGTGGAAAGGTGGCTATAGAAATAACTCACCATACCTTCCTTGAATTTCCTTCATCCACGTCTTCATGACACAGCTTTGGTTTGCTCACTGCCCCACATTAAGGGGTAGCAACTGTAGCTACTTATGTGTATAAAAATGTAGACCTAACTAatcgattattaaattagttgccaactattttaataataatttaatcgaTTAGctgttgcagccctagttgctAACAAATTTTCATTCCTGTTTTTAGCAGGGTGATTTTGAACAGAAGACAGGCATCTGTGCACATATACAGTTTCAATTAGAACGAAAAATAACAGATATTGTTAGTGTCTGTTGTGGGTTTGTTGCTTAATAGGTAGCTTGCTAgtttagccagcatgctaacctatttagccagcatgctaattcttaaaaactatttttaaagtaCCTAGAAATAATGATTTTCAAAGTTACAATATTACACTGCTTTTATAATTTCCCTGCTGGTAATTTCACTTCAACAGAGTTCACAAAACAATGGCACTCAGTTTAGGATTCgaaacatttttaagtatattgaACTTTATATAGCTATATTTATATCAAGTTTATTGTACTTTATATAACTACATTTATATCCAGTTTATTGAACTGTGTATACGTACATTTATATctagtttattgtattttatatagttatatttatatctagTGTAATgaattgtatatacagctctggaaaaaaaagagaccacttaaaaattataagtttctttgattttaccaaattgaaaacctttggaatatcaatcaagaggaagatggatgagccaACCAAGCCAACTGAACTCCTTGAAATTTTGCACTAtaagtggtataaagttatccaaaagcagtgtgtaagacttgtggaggagaacatgccaagatgaatgaaaactgtgattaaaaaccagggtaattccaccaaatactgatttctgaactcttaaaactttatgaatataaacttgttttctttgcaacatTGGATGTCTGAAAGCGCAGCACCTTTTTTtgcagccatttcttattttctgcaaataaatgctctaaattacaatatttaaatagcaaaatcaactgaagtggtcttaacttatttttttttctagagctgtatatacatttgTATTCATactttgtatgtatgtatactgACCTGTATATAtgttcatttaaaacatttaatagcaAAAAACAGATAAGTGATATCTTATAaacatacctttatctgtttttgcaaaggAACTATTCATTTATATCCAGGATGTATCCATATACATGTACATTGTCACCTATCACTATGGCTACACCTGGGGGTCTACATAACATAAAAGAAATAATGAGAAAACATTTTAATTCCTGAGGCATTTATTTGTCATTGTCTTTCACATTCTTCCAAAATACAATCTGAACACAGCATATTCTATCTAATAACCATCAGCACACATGTAACttaataaactgaataaatacaatttcacgcacacacaaacactgcacgTGCTGCAAACATAATGTGATGgaatgctgctttaaatgttgacacaaacaaaaagtaggaaaaaaatattttaaagtaaaacctAATATAAACACCCAGGCATAGTGgcaatataaagaaaaaacattaaaaaaaatcacattttactaAATTCACAGACAATAtagattatataataaataattctaTCTATCTAGACAGATCACATTTTCTTTATATATGCTGTAATGTATACAAAAATGGGCTTTACTTGTAGTTGTTATTATGAATGAGGCATATTATATACAGATAAAACTTCAActtaaaaatcatacaaaaaaacacatttacaataattaattaaaataattgttgtTTTCCTTCACACAGTTACATACAGTTAACATCAAAATAAGTTAAACGCAACATAAATCACCAAAATACGCATCAACAAACacattatatacaattatatacttAAACATCAGTTACTATGTAACTGACAATAATTGGCAATCTTGTGCTGTCAGATGAGGTAAGATTCTTactatttttgtatgtttgtgttatACCATCTTTTGCAACATCACAACAAAAAGTACTGTTCACTAGAAAACACtagtttgttattgttttttatttacaatgtataTAACTCAATGATAATGTGGCTTTTTGGAAGCTAATTGCTAATAAGCAACAAATAAGCCAGTGTAGAACATTTCTAAATCAATATGAAGTGGGAACTAAATGTAAACCTTTTCAGTTCTGATCCTTATTTTGTTTTCAAAGGAATAAAGAAAGATTGGAAAACTccaaactaaataactaaattaaaatgcacaaatattAGATCTGtattaaaagaaaaagacaaagaaatgtACAAACTACTTGGCTATCCATTTttgtctgactttttttttttttaaataacttcaaGAAACTATCCTAAGGCATCAAACAACAATTTGAATTGAATGATAGTTCAACTAACAATGAATCAAATAATTGCTTAGttttagaatatacatataattgctgTCAGAAAAAACTGTGTATCTCTGCGATTTAActttaaaagagaagaaaaaaactcAAAAGTAAGTTAAAGTAAAAATATCCAATTCAAGTGATTTCGAAGCCTTTCTATTAGCCCATTTATCATTAAATtttgcacaataaaaaaaaatacagaatttagATATAAAGCTTTTTGTGTTACAGTGATAATACTATATCTTACTCAcatcttgttttgttttactttacaAGTTAACTTTATATGTCAATTACTGCTTCAAATGAAACTACACACCTAACACATTAGTGAAAATAGATTACATTAATGATATAAGAGAAATACAGAATAGGGtacagaaaactttttttttagcagttaagactgaagtattatttaaaaagtgataatgtaatgtaattgtataGTCATTTAAGAGAATATCATTGTCAGATGAAAAATTGTGTATCTTCAGACTTTCAGAACTTTATATGGTGATCAAtgccattttggagcatttttattggtccatttagGGGGTTGTGGGGAAGTATTAGTCTAATGACCCAGTCACATATAAATGAGTTATGCAGCAGACGTTCGAAAATACCCTAAAGATGAACAATAATGTGGCAGACATTTCTATATTCTAAACATACGGCTATGGCTTGTTATCCTGTGTTTGAACATTATCTTCAAGAGATATTGTAAGtaacagtagtaacagtagtTTAAACATTAACCCTTGCAGgttctgtttgtgtgtgatgtaCAGTAAATTACATTGTGGTTTCACTGTTGCGGTGCTTGATGCTCGAGTCATTCTCCTGACAGATGAGCTGGTAGGGCTTTTCGTTCTCCTCGATCACAGAGTTTCCAATCTCGGCATCCTGGCACTGCAGTTCCTGCCGGGACAGGTGCTCCACTATGCCAGCACCTAACGAGTCCCCCAGCACATTGGTGGTGGTCCTGAGGCGATCTCTGAGTgaacacaaacatacaaacaactgATTCTAGTAGGTAACAGTCTAAACtaaataaaggtgctttaaaatgttctttgGAAACACATTTGGTACCTTAAAAAAACATGTTGGCAAAAGAAAGATGCGTGTGAGTGGACAGAactgtacaataaataaaatacaataaacctGATTAATTTTTGTTGAACTTAGTGTTGTCCATTAGGTTATACTTAGTAATTAGATGCCATTATTGTGAACGAGCTATCTTTCTATAATGgtgtttatttcatttgttttatttatttaggatttttaaataaaaaataattttccaaTTGCAGTGTTTGAGTATTTTTAACGTCActgctctttaaaagggtgtaattgcattattatgccattatattattattatatcagtggcatcaagtggtcttaaaatgacaagcctAGTGTGAAGCTAATTCCACAGTTACAACCAGACAGACATGTTAAAACAAATGTAGCAAATCTATGTATATTTCTCCACTCTAACGGCATCTCCATTGacataaaaacatattctgtatTCCCTCAGATAATGTGTCTGCATTATGTATAAATAACCTTTCAGAAGAGTGCTCTCTGCTGGAGCTGCATGCTTCAATGTGACATTTAGATAAGACTTACAGGAACCAATCCACAGCAATGATGAGCGTTATGTCCTCGGTGGGCAGTCCCACCGATGTCAATACAATCACCATGGTTACCAGACCGGCCTGAGGGATGCCTGCTGCTCCGATGCTGGCAGCAGTTGCTGTGATACTGGAAGAGGGCATTTTAATAAGCAGAAAATACAGTTGGAACTTGTACAGCTGAAGTAAACAAAGAGTCTGAGTCTGAAGTTTTCCAGTAAATGTCAGTGAAATGGCCTAGAGCTCAGAACATGACTTCACTTCAATACAGACGCACTAGAAGAGGAGGACCATTTGTTAGCGGTTAAGATTACTCTAAACAATCTTGTTTGCTGTTAAAGTCAACCTtaagttattcatagttttaATTTTTACCTGATAGTAAGAATCTGCCCAAAGTTCAGGTCCATGTGGTTGACCTGGGCTATGAAAATTGCCGCCACAGCTTCATAGAGAGCTGTACCATCCATGTTGATGGTGGCTCCAACTGGCAGCACAAAGCGTGTCACACGCTTGTCCACGTGGTTGTTTTCCTCCAAGCAACGGAAGGTAATTGGAAGGGTTGCTGAACTGTGgggaaaaaatacaaatttgaaATGTTAGTCACAGTACACCAGCacaatttggtctggttaaagtggactctggtttgtttgtacctttAGTGTGGTTCAATttaacaggtgtgaaaacagcaattGCACTCAAAACAACTCAAACCAGCCATTTTGgcgcatttaggtttatgcctgtgtgaaaccagaccaaactGTGGGAAAAAAAGCTCCAAggaaacaaactcatcaactgattcagaccaaagaaatgaactacaggtgtgaaaacacttttaaacaaCAGCAAAGCAAAAACATTTCATTAAGTTTTTATATACACTCATTGACTGACAATCATTGACTGCTAAACATGCATCAAGGACGCACTCTAAGACATTTCACCCAGTTGACAGAGTTTCAGATGGGTTGTATCATTGGACTGAAGGAAACAGGGTGGTCATTTCAATGAATGGCCCCCCATCCATTAGCTAACCACTGTCACCTTTGTTTGTAGTGAGTTTGTGATCAAGAAACCTGGACTGCAGCCCAACAGGGTACCAAGGGTACCTCCTTTCAGTTCAGTTTTTCCCAATGAATTTGTCCTTTCGCTCTAATACAGTAATCACTTACATACAgtttatcatcattacattcaaacATATAAAGTTGTATTCAATTCCAACAACTCTGAATTCTTGGTGCATTAGTTACAGCtctggaccacttaaaaataatgcatttctttgatttgaccaaataaaaaaaaaactctgaaatataatcaagaggaagatggatgaactgtttgaatttttttttgcatcatattcgaggtctgaaagctctgcatctttcatcattttgttagttcagccatttctcattttctgcaaaataaatgctctaaatgacaatatttttatttgaaatttggaagaaatgtctgtattttttagaataaaacaacaatgttcattttacttaaacatatacctataaacagaaaaatcagagaaactgattcagaaactgaaggtgtGCCTTAATTTTGTCAGAGCTGTATTATATGCTGAACTATGAAAACTTGCTATGTCATATCAGTCTGTTGCTTCTGTTTACCTGGAAGATGTTCCTAAGGCAGTAATCAAAGCCTGGAGCAGACCACCAATGAAGGTGAAAGGGTTCCTCCGAGTAACAAGGAAGAAGAGCAGAGGCAGAACAAAGAGACCATGGATGAGCAGACCAATGATGACACACACCGTGTACATGCCCAGCTGCCCTCCAACCTGCGCCAGGTCTTTCATCTCAACAATCTTCCCAGCAATCAAGAACAGGATTCCAACTGGAGCGTACCTGTTAGAGAAAGGTGAAGATTGCACATATTTTAGTGATTTTGATATGTTCTATAAATGTGAACTAGGCCTGAACAGagttttgtttcattatttcattCCAGTTAAATTCCTATCTAACAACACACAAGGCATTATTTTTTGAGCTTCAACACAGAGTTTAAAACATATGAGGATGCCAGAGAAAGTATGCCTTGGTAAAACTCTAGTTCCAGATCTTCATTTAGAAACTTTCCACTTTTCATGAACAAACAAGTATCACTGTCCTTCAAAATAGATATCTGAGAAATACTTGCTCATACTGTGTCTTGGGTTCAAAGATGTGTCTaaacaaaaacacatacagtTTATTCTAGCAAGAAATCTGGCAATGTGATCACACTAGCGTGTCTGTGTTTACCCTAATTGGACAAGTCAACTAAGCAGTAAATATACACATTTCCGGGTTACATAAAACCTTTCttgtcaattttctgcccaaattagtttttctttttatcagCTTTCAAATAATGATATGATCCTTTTAAAAAACTGACACACAGCTAATATACACACAGCATTACACACTCTATTCAATGAGGGGAATAAggtaaaacagataaaaatatgttttgtaaatgttttatcagaatttttataaattacaatttacaatgcCTGATAAAGAATAATTGAATGTTCACACATGTCCCCAATATTTAAGTCTGCACCCAGGACTGTTTGGAGGAGGCCACTTTTCTTTTACATACCATACATTTTTGTAGGTATGACTATTTTACCAATCACACATACATtcaatactttttaaataaaaatgataatacaaATGTGATAGTATGTGCAAAAGTCCAGTGACTTTACCCAAGAAGATCTAGTTTAAAAtgaaagtataaaatataaaacatcttgTACAATTTTCTATAGTTCGGGTTCAGGAAAAAGACTCAGAAATTATTTGGAAAACATCACTACATAGCAGAATACTGCACTCACCAGATAATTATAGCTACTAAACGCATTATGGCATCATTGAGGCAGTCAAAGAATTCCCGCAGAGCCTGGCCCTGCTGCTTCATATTCCCAATCACTAAGCCAAAGCACATGGAGAACACCACCAGGCCCAGAGCATTCACCCCATTAGAGGAGCCGGACACTGGAACTGTCTCCTCCACTGTCTCCTGGACAATCTGTAGGACGGTGCTGAAATTCCCCACGAGGTTGCTCTCTGTAGCATTAATGCCTTCGCTTGCATTAACCATAACGGTGATGTTTCTGGTGGAAACTGTTTTCTTGTAAAGAGTTTTGTACTAgaacagacaaataaaaaaataaaagaacagacAAAGTTAAGGTTCGAGATTCTGCTTATCAAATTTAGGAAATAGCTTAAATGTAACTGTTTAAATGTGCCATTTCCATACCTGTTTAAAACAGGCCTCCACTAAGTTAGGTGGAAACATATTTCTGccagaaaaagaataaaatatgcTTGCATCATTTTACAGAATGAAACTACAACCACAACTACAAGTATACACATGTTTCTGTTTTACCTGATGAGATCCAGAAACGCATCAGCAGCTTGCACTGATTCAATGCTGCCACTAGAGGACACTGGGCTGTCTCTGTTCCCTTTTCCAGGCCTTATAATGATCACCATGACAATGCCAATGAACACAGCTATAAAAGTGGTCAGCATGTAGTAAACGATGGCTCGCACCCCCATTTTTCCAGAGGCTTTACTATCCAAAGAAGAAATACCTGATAAAATAAAGCAcacaaaaacataaagagaaacaATGATCACTTACGCAAACTTGATTAAATAAAGGGTTAGAAATGTTTCACATTCTAATATGGATCTAAAACAGCTGTAGTGCATGTATAAACATACCAGAGAGTTTGCTCATTGATTTTACTGTGTACCTGTAACAAGACTGGACACGATGAGAGGCAAAACCAGCATCTGTAGCATCCTCATCAGCAGCTCTCCAGGAAATGAGAAATATTTTATTTCCCTTGGGGACAAATTGTGAGGACGTAGAGCAAATCCCAACACGATTCCTGAATAGAGGTACAGAACACAAGACATAACCTGCAATTAAACCTTACTACACTGTCACAGAGTAAAGAGTTTAAAACAGAAGAATTCTAGATAATTAAGGCCCTGAATCTACCAACTGGGATCAtgtcattaaaacacattaaaacacagtttCTGTTTAAAAAGTGGTAAAAAATAACACATTCAAAATAATACATGAATGTGACAGTTAACACTTTAACCCAGTATGCACAAACTCCCATAGTAAATTCACTTTACCAACAGCAACGGCTGCCACGGTGAAGAGCACGAATGTATTGCGGCGCAGAAAGCCTTTGATGCTTTCTCGGGTGATGGAACACATCTTGT
The DNA window shown above is from Astyanax mexicanus isolate ESR-SI-001 chromosome 16, AstMex3_surface, whole genome shotgun sequence and carries:
- the slc1a6 gene encoding excitatory amino acid transporter 4 isoform X1 translates to MSVSHETCLLDQVLELIMNEKPPNSNSLFLNEDSEKPHLPEKDLHWLRRAMHKRVSGARNKMCSITRESIKGFLRRNTFVLFTVAAVAVGIVLGFALRPHNLSPREIKYFSFPGELLMRMLQMLVLPLIVSSLVTGISSLDSKASGKMGVRAIVYYMLTTFIAVFIGIVMVIIIRPGKGNRDSPVSSSGSIESVQAADAFLDLIRNMFPPNLVEACFKQYKTLYKKTVSTRNITVMVNASEGINATESNLVGNFSTVLQIVQETVEETVPVSGSSNGVNALGLVVFSMCFGLVIGNMKQQGQALREFFDCLNDAIMRLVAIIIWYAPVGILFLIAGKIVEMKDLAQVGGQLGMYTVCVIIGLLIHGLFVLPLLFFLVTRRNPFTFIGGLLQALITALGTSSSSATLPITFRCLEENNHVDKRVTRFVLPVGATINMDGTALYEAVAAIFIAQVNHMDLNFGQILTISITATAASIGAAGIPQAGLVTMVIVLTSVGLPTEDITLIIAVDWFLDRLRTTTNVLGDSLGAGIVEHLSRQELQCQDAEIGNSVIEENEKPYQLICQENDSSIKHRNSETTM
- the slc1a6 gene encoding excitatory amino acid transporter 4 isoform X2: MNEKPPNSNSLFLNEDSEKPHLPEKDLHWLRRAMHKRVSGARNKMCSITRESIKGFLRRNTFVLFTVAAVAVGIVLGFALRPHNLSPREIKYFSFPGELLMRMLQMLVLPLIVSSLVTGISSLDSKASGKMGVRAIVYYMLTTFIAVFIGIVMVIIIRPGKGNRDSPVSSSGSIESVQAADAFLDLIRNMFPPNLVEACFKQYKTLYKKTVSTRNITVMVNASEGINATESNLVGNFSTVLQIVQETVEETVPVSGSSNGVNALGLVVFSMCFGLVIGNMKQQGQALREFFDCLNDAIMRLVAIIIWYAPVGILFLIAGKIVEMKDLAQVGGQLGMYTVCVIIGLLIHGLFVLPLLFFLVTRRNPFTFIGGLLQALITALGTSSSSATLPITFRCLEENNHVDKRVTRFVLPVGATINMDGTALYEAVAAIFIAQVNHMDLNFGQILTISITATAASIGAAGIPQAGLVTMVIVLTSVGLPTEDITLIIAVDWFLDRLRTTTNVLGDSLGAGIVEHLSRQELQCQDAEIGNSVIEENEKPYQLICQENDSSIKHRNSETTM